In one Brienomyrus brachyistius isolate T26 chromosome 5, BBRACH_0.4, whole genome shotgun sequence genomic region, the following are encoded:
- the rasal3 gene encoding ras GTPase-activating protein nGAP isoform X2, with amino-acid sequence MGFRRWIVCGGGLECNPDVVAPSAKAKDTSAVRKLIFRRFMNAAQRNSRTQLNSIEHSAVSRLHGSRESLSIPVSGVESLDLSSDQTTVIRPVHSSILGEKFCFEVINSENNHCFGCSSAAERDRWIENLRRSAQPNKDNCERTENSLSLWVNEAKDLPPKRRYYCELHLDGVLFARTSSRAIGKSSQRSSLVAEVGVAASAGGLGGGGAGTGPGGCQLFWGELFELDNLPPVSQLTLHLFRDDESKKKRHSRDETSSFPLGSVAISLANIRGRAFHEDWYRIVPYKAAGSGGIKDQLGPQASLRVKSRFQNLRVLPIERYKEFAEFVTMNYEEMCVDLEPLLSVREKEELARALVHVLQSIGKAKEFLITLGRAEVQRCGEKEALIFRENTLATKAIDEYMKLVGQKYLIDTLGDFITRLYGSAESCEVDPRKCTASELPSNQKNLREACEDVVKRITEMHESFPVELNEIFSSWVEDCEARGRVEIGQRLISASLFLRFLCPAILSPSLFGLMQPYPDPPTLRALTLTAKVIQNLANFTLFGEKEEYMLFMNDFLQEHWEAMRSFLQRVSDPDSELAMARFDGYVDLPLRLAVLHGLLIDIISPMKQETVEKLLPLPTILNQISDSLGPSAPHITICNLRSEQTKPTYVPPRDLPEYSPYQHDGRNRESRAGKRVTRTQSVPNRVKPRLWHPPKRQTSSENLQLPAACSEPDKGMNITSPSVKPHPTRVPWQVIVKEPHPMSSEPEEFSVLKKHEEELSELRLGVDQVTERELEMAKRLEDFIAESEEQKVELQNTIKQMQDLLAMQEEQLASTTFRLGVIEEEREEDERKLTVAMAAAERMNVLEEQFAELLKDMNKLSSQRNMQHPESVVEPESNGN; translated from the exons ATGGGATTTAGACGATGGATTGTTTGCGGAGGTGGCTTGG AATGCAACCCAGACGTGGTGGCTCCCAGTGCCAAGGCAAAGGATACCAGTGCTGTCAGA AAGCTGATCTTTCGTCGTTTCATGAATGCAGCTCAGAGGAACAGCCGCACACAGTTAAATTCCATCGAACACAGTGCTGTGAGCAG GCTGCACGGCTCCCGGGAGTCCCTGTCCATCCCCGTCAGCGGGGTGGAGAGCCTGGACCTGAGCTCAGACCAGACCACAGTCATCCGGCCTGTGCACAGCTCCATCCTGGGCGAGAAGTTCTGCTTTGAG GTGATTAATTCCGAGAACAACCACTGTTTCGGGTGCAGCTCCGCCGCGGAGAGGGACCGCTGGATTGAGAACCTGAGGCGTTCTGCCCAGCCCAATAAG GACAACTGCGAGCGCACGGAAAACTCCCTCAGCCTCTGGGTGAACGAGGCCAAGGACCTGCCCCCAAAAAGGCGCTATTATTGCGAGCTGCACCTGGACGGCGTCCTCTTTGCACGCACCAGCAGCCGTGCCATCGGGAAATCCTCGCAGCGCTCCAGCTTGGTGGCcgaagtgggcgtggcagcctcagcagggggcctgggagggggcggggctggcACCGGCCCGGGAGGCTGTCAGCTGTTCTGGGGAGAGCTTTTCGAACTGGACAACCTGCCGCCTGTGTCCCAGCTGACGCTGCACCTCTTCCGGGACGACGAGTCCAAAAAGAAGCGCCACTCGCGAGACGAGACCTCCAGCTTCCCGCTGGGCAGCGTCGCCATCTCCCTGGCCAACATCCGAGGACGGGCCTTTCACGAGGACTGGTACCGCATCGTCCCCTATAAAGCAGCGGGCTCTGGGGGCATCAAGGACCAGCTGGGGCCGCAGGCCTCGCTCCGCGTTAAGAGCCGCTTCCAGAACCTGCGGGTGCTGCCCATCGAACGCTACAAGGAGTTTGCCGAGTTTGTGACGATGAACTACGAGGAGATGTGCGTCGACCTAGAACCCCTGTTGTCCGTGCGGGAGAAGGAGGAGCTGGCCAGGGCGCTGGTGCATGTGCTGCAGAGCATCGGGAAGGCCAAG GAGTTCCTGATCACCCTGGGGAGGGCGGAAGTGCAGCGCTGCGGGGAGAAGGAGGCGCTGATCTTCAGGGAGAACACTCTGGCCACCAAGGCCATCGACGAGTACATGAAGCTGGTGGGGCAGAAGTACCTCATCGACACTCTGG GAGACTTCATCACGCGGCTGTACGGCTCCGCGGAGAGCTGCGAGGTGGACCCACGCAAGTGCACCGCCTCAGAGCTCCCTAGTAACCAGAAAAACCTgagggaggcctgtgaggatgTGGTGAAGAGAATCACGGAGATGCACGA ATCTTTCCCAGTGGAGCTGAATGAAATTTTCTCCAGCTGGGTGGAGGACTGCGAGGCACGCGGGCGGGTGGAGATTGGCCAGCGCCTCATCTCTGCCTCGCTCTTCCTGCGTTTCCTGTGCCCCGCCATCCTCAGCCCCTCCCTCTTCGGCCTAATGCAGCCCTACCCGGACCCGCCGACGCTGCGCGCCCTCACCCTCACTGCCAAGGTCATACAGAACCTGGCCAACTTCACCTT GTTTGGAGAAAAGGAGGAGTATATGCTCTTCATGAACGACTTCCTGCAGGAGCACTGGGAGGCCATGCGGAGCTTCCTGCAGCGGGTGTCCGACCCAGACAGCGAGCTGGCCATGGCGAGGTTCGACGGCTACGTGGACCTGCCCCTTCGCCTAGCCGTGCTTCACGGCCTGCTCATTGACATCATCTCTCCCATGAAGCAG GAAACGGTGGAGAAGCTGCTCCCTTTGCCCACCATTCTGAACCAGATCTCAGACTCGCTGGGCCCCAGCGCTCCCCACATCACAATCTGCAA CTTAAGGTCGGAGCAGACCAAGCCAACCTACGTGCCTCCGCGGGACCTTCCAGAATACAGCCCCTACCAGCACGACGGCAGGAACAGGGAGAGCCGAGCTGGGAAGCGGGTGACGAGGACCCAGAGTGTCCCAAACCGTGTCAAGCCACGTCTCTGGCACCCCCCAAAGCGGCAGACGAGCAGCGAGAACCTCCAGCTGCCAGCTGCCTGCAGTGAACCCGACAAAGGCATGAACATCACG AGCCCCAGCGTGAAGCCTCACCCAACTCGTGTGCCCTGGCAAGTCATAGTCAAAGAGCCGCACCCGATGAGCTCTGAGCCGGAGGAGTTTAGCGTCCTGAAGAAG CACGAGGAAGAACTGTCCGAGCTGCGGCTTGGCGTGGACCAAGTGACGGAGCGCGAGCTGGAGATGGCCAAGCGACTGGAGGACTTCATCGCCGAGAGCGAGGAACAGAAGGTGGAGCTGCAGAACACAATCAAGCAGATGCAGGACCTGCTCGCCATGCAGGAGGAGCAGCTCGCCAGCACCACCTTCAG ACTTGGAGTAATAGAGGAAGAGAGGGAAGAGGATGAGAGGAAGTTAACTGTCGCCATGGCTGCAGCAGAGAGGATGAACGTGCTG GAGGAGCAGTTTGCAGAGCTGCTCAAAGACATGAACAAGCTCAGCAGTCAGAGGAACATGCAGCATCCAGAGTCAGTGGTCGAGCCCGAGAGCAACGGCAACTGA